In Pseudomonas sp. p1(2021b), the genomic window AAAGCAAAAAGCCCGCGCAGGCAGGCGCGGGCTTTGTCGACTGGCCAGGTGCCTGTCAGGCGTTTTCCTTGCTCTCCGGCAGGAACCAGTTCAGCACCAGGGCACAGATGCCACCGGTGGCTACCCCTGACTCCAGCACATTGCGCAGGGCCGACGGCATGTGCGCCAGGAACTCTGGCACCTGGGCCACACCCAGGCCCAAGGCCAGGGACACGGAGATGATCAGCAGCGCCCGGCGGTCCAGGCGAGTGCTGGCCAGGATGTTGATCCCCGAGGCCGCCACCGCCCCGAACATCACCATGGCCGCGCCACCGAGCACCGGTTCCGGCACTGCCTGGATCACCCCGGCGACGCTTGGGAACAGGCCCAGCAGCACCAGCATGATGGCGATCCATACGCCGATATGGCGGCTGGCGATGCCGGTGAGCTGGATGACGCCATTGTTCTGGGCAAAGATCGAGCTGGGGAAGGTGTTGAACACACCGGCCAGCAGCGAGTTGGCGCCGTTGACCAGCACGCCACCCTTGATGCGTTGCATCCACAACGGGCCTTCGACCGGCTGGCGCGAGACCTTGCTGGTGGCGGTGACGTCACCGATGGCTTCCAGGGCGGTCACCAGGTAGATCACCAGCATCGGGATGAACAGCGCCCAGGAGAAGCTCAGGCCGAAATGCAGGGGCATCGGTACCTGGAACAGCGCCGCCTCGTGCATGCCAGTGAAGTCCAGGCGGCCGAGGTAGCCTGCCAGGGCATAGCCCACGGCCAGGGCGATGACGATGGCGCAGCTGCGCATCCACACCACCGGAATGCGGTTAAGCACCACGATGATCGCCAGCACCACGCCCGACAACAGCAGGTTCTCGCCGTTGGCGAAGGTGCCATTGCCCATGGCGGTGAAGCCACCGCCCATGCTGATCAGGCCGACCTTGATCAGGGTCAGGCCAATCATCAGCACCACGATACCGGTCACCAGCGGCGTGATCAGGCGTTTGACGAAGGGCAGGATACGCGACACGCCCATCTCCACGAAGGAGCCAGCGATCACCACGCCGAAGATCGCTGCCATCACGCCTTCCACCGGCGTGCCTTGCTTGACCATCAGCGCGCCGCCTGCGATCAGGGGCCCGACGAAGTTGAAGCTGGTGCCCTGCACGATCAGCAACCCGGCACCGAACGGCCCGAAGCGCTTGCACTGGACGAAGGTGGCGATACCGGAAATCACCAGCGACATGGACACGATCAGGTTGGTATCGCGCGGCGACACGCCCAGCGCCTGGCAGATCAGCAGGCCTGGGGTGACGATCGGGACGATGATCGCCAGCAGATGCTGAAGCGCAGCCAGCAGGCCGATCAACGGCCGTGGCTTGTCCTCGAGGCCGAGGACCAGTTCATTGACAGGCGCCGCCGCGCCCGGCCCGTGTTCGATGGAACTCATGGGAAAGCTGCCCCGGTAGAAAAAAGGAGCGCATTCTACGGGGCGAGGCGGGTTTGGGGTAGGGGGAGAGCGGGCTTGTCCCGCGATAGGGTGCGCATCACCCACAAAAAAGCCCGCCGAAGCGGGCTCTTGTGGCATCGAGGCCGATCAGTCGTCGCGGCCCATGAGGCCGAACAGCTGCAGCAGGCTGACGAACAGGTTGTAGATCGATACATACAGGCTGATGGTCGCCATGATGTAGTTGCGCTCGCCGCCGTGGATGATCGCGCTGGTCTGGAACAGGATGCACACCGACGAGAACAGCACGAAGCCCGCGCTGATCGCCAATTGCAGGCCGCTGATCTGGAAGAAGAAGCTGGCCACCACGGCGCCCAGCAGGACGAAGAAGCCTGCGGTGATGAAGCCGCTGAGGAAGCTCATGTCCTTGCGGGTGATCAGCACGTAGGCCGACAGGCCACCGAACACCAGGGCGGTCATGGCGAAGGCCGAGCTGACCACTTCGGCGCCACCGCTCATGCCCAGGTAACGGTTGAGGATAGGGCCGAGGATGAAGCCCATGAAGCCGGTGAGGGCGAAGGTGGACACCAGGCCCCAGACCGAATCACGCAGCTTGGCGGTGAGGAAGAACAGCCCGTAGAAACCGATCAGCACCACGAACACGTTCGGGTAGCCGACGCGCATCTGCTGGGCCACGAAGGCCATGACGCCACTGAAGGCGAGGGTAAGCGCCAGCAGGCTGTAGGTGTTGCGCAGGACACGGCTGACCTCCTGCTGCTCGGCCTGCTGGCCGTGTTGTACGGCATAATCCTGTTCGCGCATGGCGACACTCCTTGATGAAACCTGTGGGGTTGAAACGTATGGTTGCACTGAGGATATCAGAGCTGCCGCAACCCGCGACACAGAGAGTTTGACAGCTTGTTTCATTACGGTATGATTGCCGCCGCAAAGCAAGCTGGAAGCGTGGCCGAGTGGTTTAAGGCAACGGTCTTGAAAACCGTCGATGGGCAACTATCCTAGAGTTCGAATCTCTACGCTTCCGCCACATTCAAAGCCCTGATTATTCAGGGCTTTTTGCGTTTTTGGGGTGACAAAAAACTACCCATGGGAACACCCTTGGGAATGGTTTATTTCGGAAGCGCTTCCGATACTTTCTTACTTGGTCGGTTTCGCCAAGGCTCCAACTCGGCGATAAACCCGCTCGGTAATGTCGCCCTTGGTATGGCCCAGCAGCAGGCTGGCGTGGTCGACATCGGTGATCTCTGAAGCAGCTTTGGGGCGGATGTCGCGGAACTGGAACTGGCTGATTCGGCCGGCCAGCACCTGGTCGCCGGCGGCGACTGCTTCCTTCACCGCTTCCTCTCTGGCATCGTCCCAGCGATGGCGCAGCATTGGCGCTGTCACCCGCTTGCCGCTGTCGGTCAGCAGCAGGTATGGCGACCCATGCGGAGCGTTGCGCTCCAGAATCTTCCTGATCAGGGCGCCCAGGCTGCTCTCTACCCCATCCACTTCCAGCATGATCCGCAGCTTCTTGTGGGTCTTCTTCTGCTTAACGCCAAGGGCCTTGCCCTCGATGTCGTCCTTCCTCATCACCAGCACGTCCGCCGGACGCTGGCCTGTCAGATACGCCAAGTCCATGGCGTCCTTCAGTTCAACCACCGCCTTCGCGTAGACAGCGTTCCAGATTGCGTCGTTGGCGTAGAAGTCTCGCGGCACCTCTTTGTTCTTGCGCACGCCCTGGCATGGGTTCTCGTTGGTGGTAAGCCCCCACTCCCGGGCGATGTTGAAGATGTGCGACAGGGTGGCGATCTCGCGGTTCGCCCTGACCGGCGCTGTCCTGGCATCTCGGTATTTCGCCACATGTGCAGGCGTAATGCCGTCGATTGGCGCCTTTTCGAAGTAGTTGCGCAGCTGGCGAATCTCGGCCAGGTTGTCCTTCTGGGTGCGCGGTGCCTTCTTCGGGATGATGTCGCGCTCGTACCGATCGAAGATTGCACCCATGGTGACCAGGTCCTTCGGTTTTTCCTTCGCCTCCAGCTCGGCCCACTTCAGTCTCGCCAGGCTCAGGTCGGTGCCTAGCGGGATTTCCTTCCCTTCCTTGTCGCGGTAGTAGTAGCTGATCCACGTCTTTCCCGGGTTCTTCTTGCTCTTGCTGGTGCGCTTGCGTCGGTACATGCCGGGCGGCAGGTCCCTGTTCTCGGTCTTCCTTGGGCGCATTTCACCTTACCTTCGAGATGTCTGGTGTCCACGCGGGGATAGTTGGAGGGGGCGGCGCCAATGGCACCACCTCGAGGGTTACGCCAAGCTTCATGCGGGCGTACTGGCGGCCCACCAGAGGGCGTCCGCCACGGCTCTCGACAAAGTGCCAGCCGCGTTCATTGAGCCAGCGGCGCTGCCAGCCCCTGGCCTTGTAACCGGTCAGGTCGGCCAGCTCTTCATCCGAAAGGATCTCGGTTTCCATGGGATGGTCTCCACGCCGCCGGTGGCGGCAGGTTGGTGGTTAGTCGCAGCTGCTGGAGCTGGATCCGCTGTCGCTGGAACTGCTGCTCTCGCTCGACGAGTAGCTGCTGTAGTCCCGGTTGGAGCAGGTACTGCTCGAGCGTGTCGGCTCGTAGCTGTCCGCCAGGTGGATGGGATGCATGGGGCTGATCGGGCTCATCGGGTTGAGTGGGTCAAGCATCGGGTCTTGCCGCCCGGCTGCCGGGCTGTAGCCGCGGGAATAACCGGTAGGGCCGATGACTGGGCGCTGCACTGGCTTCTTCTTGCGCTTGAACAGGCCAGCTAAGAAATTGAGCATGAGTCTCTCCATACCCGCGCATGTTGGCGGGCTTGAGTTGTAGGGGGCAGGTTGTTTGAATGCTTCGCAGCTGTGTCGATCGTCACCGGGAAGCTTTGAAGCGTATGCTCAGCGATGAGTAGAATGCAGGATGTTAATTTGGAGTGCTTTTCATGGAATGGCCAAGCTGCGTGCAAAACAGCGGGAAAGTAGTCAAAGCGCTAGGATTCTGGCCTGGGTTTCATGATGCTGAAGTTATATCGGTGTCGGCGTCCAGAAGCGGGGTTGGGAATCCGACTTCCTCGTCGGCTCGATTGTGCGTTAACGTCCGCTATTACAAGGAGATTGGCCAAGGGACAGCAGACTATGAAGTAGTTTGTTTCCAAAACCTCCTGATTGAGTTTTTGTTCGACGATTTGCGCTTCTTTTCTGTTGAAGACTTCAACCACCAGAATGTCATTGACGCTATAGAATTTTTGCGGGTGGATGACCAATTGATTGAAGTAAACATAAGATCCATCTTTGGCTTTGGCGGAGTGATCAGGTGTGCGCGGGTTGAGGTAGGGGAGGTTACGACCCTGATTTGAATGTTTCCTAGCCCTTAGCCAGCGCCTCAGCCTTCAGTGATGAGTACGCCACGCCATCCAGCGCGCTGTCCTCGTGGAACTTGTCTGGGTTCTGCCATTGGCGCACGTCCTTCAGCACCTGGAGCAGGAGCCATCCTTCGGCCTCGCTGAGGTCTCGGCCGGTGATGGTGTTGAATGCCTGGACGGTGCGGCCCATGCTGCGCTCGCCGCCCGGCGCGTCGTACTGCTTGCCGCGCTCGGCCTGCACGTCGATGGCGGCCTGCAGGAAGTCGTGGATTTCTTCACAGCTCATACCTCTCATCAATCCAGCGCCCAGGCGCCAGTGCGGGTGTAGGTTCTGGTTGGGTTTCGTGCGGGGAGAGCTGGCGCTCGTTTCCGGCTTGCAACTGGCTGTCGGGGATGCAGCTGATGCCGCCGCGCACGCCTTGTTCGTAGAGCCAGCAGGTCGCGCCGCGTTCGTCGTCATGGAACACCCGGACTCCATGCGGCAAAGGGTCAGCGCTGGCGCCGGTGGAAAGCAGCAGGAGGCAGATGGCGAGGCGAGTCATGGCTGCACCGCCGGGCTGTCTTTGTCGAGTCGGCAGCCGTTGGTACAGCCACCGCAGGCGCCGCATTCCTTGGATTCCTGCTGAGCGCCAGGCGCCGGAAACTCAATCAACGTCGTGCTTCCTTCCTCCGGGTATTCATCGGTCGCGATGTGCAGCCCGTGGACTTTGTTCCCGTCGTCGTCCAGCACGTAGCCGACCCACAGCCGGCCATCGGTGTACTGCCCGAACTGGCCACCTTCTTCCTGGTCGGTGTCGCCGCAGTGGAAATTGATGGCACCGATCACTTCTTTGCTGAGCAGCATGCTTCTCGGCACCAGGGCGTAGCCTTGAGTGGCACCGACTTGCTGCTCCAGCTGCTGGCGCAGTCTTCGGATCTCTTCAATCATGGCAAGCACCACGGCAGGTCGGGCAGCGCGGTAGTGAGCTTCTGCGTGGACGTGCGGCTCGCCGATCCCGTAGAACTGCACGCCCAATGCAACGCCGTCGTAGTTCAGGTAGCCGGCCGTCAGCTCGACGGAGCCTTCGCCGCCGCAACCAGGGCATTCCATCCAGCCTTCTTCGGCCCCGGCGACCTGGGCGCTGACAAAGTCTTGCGGCGTTGCAGCCTTGGCCGCTGCCTCGATTGCATCGAGATCCAACTCAATTTTTTTGGACACAGGAATTCCTTGGCCGCCATATCGCGGCAGTGAATAGAGGGGAGAGGGGTTACAGCGGGTGAGTGGTCGTGGTATCAGTGCAAAGCAGCCAATGCAAAACAAGTATTGAACTAGTAGCCAGAGGGGGCGCGAGTTGGATCAACGAGAAAAGGAGCTTGCTGCCGTCGCGGAGGCGCTTGGTAAGCCTGCTGGGTTTGATATATCTGATCCAGCCGTAAAGGTGCGCAAAAGCCTCATGGCGGCGTCAGTCGCACTGCTGTGTTTGGTGATAGCCAAGATTGAACCAAGTGACACCTTCACTATTTTTGGAGTGGCGTTCAAAGGTGTTACTGCCGATAAGATAGTGATAGGCGCGATGATTGTTCTAACGTATTCGCTGGCGCACTTTCTCTTTTATGTCGTGGAGCTTTTAGGTGAATATCGGGTGCGTATGACTGGCGCCAGGGTTGCGTTTCAAACTGGTGCACGGGCCGGCAGCGCGCATGTCGATTATCCGGACGATCCGAAGCAGTCTAGCTTAGCAAATTGGTGGAAGTCTTACGCACGCAGACTTCACTCTGTAGGCGAGCTGACAGACAGACTTAGCAGCGACTTAGACGAGATTAAACATAGACTAGGTAGCCCAGATGAAATCAAGGGTTCGCCGGACGATATCGCCACATCTCAATTAATGGGGCAGGTAAATGCTAATTTAATGAATCTTCGCAATGAAATTCAGACTAGCAGGGAAGTTGTCTTGAGCCCAAGAATTGAAGTTTCTTTAGAGCGCTTCGAGTCTTGGTACAAAGGTTTGATGAGTTTACAAGGTTTCAGGGTGTTGGTAGTCGAGGTAGCATTGCCCATTCTGCTTGGTCTAATTTCGCTGACAGTTGCAACTCGATACCTTCTGGCCCTCTGAGGAATTTCAAGCGGCCTCGATGAGGGCCTCGATAACTCGTTGGCCGGCCAGCGGTGGAACCGCATTGCCTGCCATATGCATGGTCAGCCTGTGGTTCTCCGGGCGCAGGGTGTCAGCAGGGAACGACATCGCGGCCAAGGCCTCGTCGGCGCTGAGCATCCGCATGCGGTCACCATCAACCAGCGCCCAGCGGTCCAGGGTGGTGATGGTGCCGATCGGCCGGTTGATGTCACGGCCTGTGGTGCCGGAGCCCTTGCCGTAGTAGGGCATGATGAACCGGTCGCCGAAGCGCTGGCGGCCGTTGCTCACCCGGTTAAGCGTGGCCTGGGCACGGCCTGGCTTCTCGATGGGCGACCATCGCCCGCAGTCGAAGTCGAGGAAGCTGACCGCCGGCACATGCCGCTCCTGAGGTAACTGCAGCATCAGCGGCGCCTTGCTGCGGGTCAGCACCATGAACAGACGCACTCTGTGCTGCGGCACGCCGAGGTCGGCGCAGTCCACGATGTGCGGTGCTGCCTGATACCCCAGCGCTTGGATCGCTTGCAGCCAGGCCGGGTAGAGCACCCAGTCGGTGAACTCCGGCACGTTCTCGATCACCGCCGCTTGAGGCCTGTGGAACTCAAGGGCCGATACAGGCGCCCAGGCCGTCGAGCGCGAGGTGTCATGCTCGGGGTTGCCCGACTTCTTGCCGCGAGCCTTGGCGTGCCCCTGGCAGCAGGGCGAAGCCAGCAGGATGTCGTGCGCCGGCACCTGCTCCCAGCGCGCCTGGTGCAAATCCTGGCAGACGTGCAGGGTATTGGGGTGATTAGCCGCATGCCATTTCACGGCTTCTGGCCAGTGGTTTGCCGCCCAG contains:
- a CDS encoding nucleobase:cation symporter-2 family protein, with translation MSSIEHGPGAAAPVNELVLGLEDKPRPLIGLLAALQHLLAIIVPIVTPGLLICQALGVSPRDTNLIVSMSLVISGIATFVQCKRFGPFGAGLLIVQGTSFNFVGPLIAGGALMVKQGTPVEGVMAAIFGVVIAGSFVEMGVSRILPFVKRLITPLVTGIVVLMIGLTLIKVGLISMGGGFTAMGNGTFANGENLLLSGVVLAIIVVLNRIPVVWMRSCAIVIALAVGYALAGYLGRLDFTGMHEAALFQVPMPLHFGLSFSWALFIPMLVIYLVTALEAIGDVTATSKVSRQPVEGPLWMQRIKGGVLVNGANSLLAGVFNTFPSSIFAQNNGVIQLTGIASRHIGVWIAIMLVLLGLFPSVAGVIQAVPEPVLGGAAMVMFGAVAASGINILASTRLDRRALLIISVSLALGLGVAQVPEFLAHMPSALRNVLESGVATGGICALVLNWFLPESKENA
- a CDS encoding Bax inhibitor-1/YccA family protein; protein product: MREQDYAVQHGQQAEQQEVSRVLRNTYSLLALTLAFSGVMAFVAQQMRVGYPNVFVVLIGFYGLFFLTAKLRDSVWGLVSTFALTGFMGFILGPILNRYLGMSGGAEVVSSAFAMTALVFGGLSAYVLITRKDMSFLSGFITAGFFVLLGAVVASFFFQISGLQLAISAGFVLFSSVCILFQTSAIIHGGERNYIMATISLYVSIYNLFVSLLQLFGLMGRDD
- a CDS encoding tyrosine-type recombinase/integrase: MRPRKTENRDLPPGMYRRKRTSKSKKNPGKTWISYYYRDKEGKEIPLGTDLSLARLKWAELEAKEKPKDLVTMGAIFDRYERDIIPKKAPRTQKDNLAEIRQLRNYFEKAPIDGITPAHVAKYRDARTAPVRANREIATLSHIFNIAREWGLTTNENPCQGVRKNKEVPRDFYANDAIWNAVYAKAVVELKDAMDLAYLTGQRPADVLVMRKDDIEGKALGVKQKKTHKKLRIMLEVDGVESSLGALIRKILERNAPHGSPYLLLTDSGKRVTAPMLRHRWDDAREEAVKEAVAAGDQVLAGRISQFQFRDIRPKAASEITDVDHASLLLGHTKGDITERVYRRVGALAKPTK
- a CDS encoding DUF4224 domain-containing protein: METEILSDEELADLTGYKARGWQRRWLNERGWHFVESRGGRPLVGRQYARMKLGVTLEVVPLAPPPPTIPAWTPDISKVR
- a CDS encoding Imm50 family immunity protein; the encoded protein is MEWPSCVQNSGKVVKALGFWPGFHDAEVISVSASRSGVGNPTSSSARLCVNVRYYKEIGQGTADYEVVCFQNLLIEFLFDDLRFFSVEDFNHQNVIDAIEFLRVDDQLIEVNIRSIFGFGGVIRCARVEVGEVTTLI
- a CDS encoding DNA cytosine methyltransferase, with amino-acid sequence MTTAIDLFAGLGGWSAGARAAGVQVLWAANHWPEAVKWHAANHPNTLHVCQDLHQARWEQVPAHDILLASPCCQGHAKARGKKSGNPEHDTSRSTAWAPVSALEFHRPQAAVIENVPEFTDWVLYPAWLQAIQALGYQAAPHIVDCADLGVPQHRVRLFMVLTRSKAPLMLQLPQERHVPAVSFLDFDCGRWSPIEKPGRAQATLNRVSNGRQRFGDRFIMPYYGKGSGTTGRDINRPIGTITTLDRWALVDGDRMRMLSADEALAAMSFPADTLRPENHRLTMHMAGNAVPPLAGQRVIEALIEAA